Proteins co-encoded in one Oncorhynchus kisutch isolate 150728-3 linkage group LG1, Okis_V2, whole genome shotgun sequence genomic window:
- the LOC109892807 gene encoding transforming protein RhoA yields the protein MAAIRKKLVIVGDGACGKTCLLIVFSKDQFPEVYVPTVFENYVADIEVDSKQVELALWDTAGQEDYDRLRPLSYPDTDVILMCFSIDSPDSLENIPEKWTPEVKHFCPNVPIILVGNKKDLRNDEHTRRELAKMKQEPVKPEEGRDMANRISAFGYMECSAKTKDGVREVFEMATRAALQARRGKPRNKCLLL from the exons ATGGCAGCCATCCGAAAGAAGCTGGTCATAGTGGGAGATGGCGCATGTGGGAAGACGTGTCTGCTCATCGTCTTCAGTAAAGACCAGTTCCCCGAGGTCTACGTGCCCACTGTCTTCGAGAACTATGTCGCTGACATTGAGGTCGACAGCAAACAG GTTGAGTTGGCACTATGGGATACAGCAGGCCAGGAGGACTATGATAGGCTCCGCCCCCTATCTTACCCAGATACAGATGTCATCCTCATGTGCTTCTCCATCGATAGCCCTGACAGTTTGG AAAACATCCCAGAGAAATGGACTCCAGAGGTCAAACACTTCTGCCCTAACGTTCCCATCATCCTAGTGGGCAACAAAAAGGACCTGCGTAACGACGAGCACACCCGCAGAGAGCTAGCCAAGATGAAGCAG GAGCCTGTGAAGCCAGAGGAGGGACGTGACATGGCGAACCGGATCAGTGCCTTCGGCTACATGGAGTGCTCTGCAAAGACCAAGGATGGCGTGAGGGAAGTGTTTGAGATGGCCACCAGGGCGGCGCTACAGGCCCGGCGGGGGAAGCCGAGAAATAAATGCCTCCTACTGTAA
- the LOC109899569 gene encoding cytokine-inducible SH2-containing protein: MIVRTMSSMQQDHGERGGSCQNPAAPLYDSTEDLCCITNTFHYLQNSGWYWGSISASEARDALLKMSAGTFLVRDSSHPLYMLTLSVKTAFGPTNVRIEYIGGRFRLDSSSPGPPHLLSFPDVCSLVQHYMEDPSQPKAKPRSPQPAVKGNAVLLKLLRPLPQAFPSLQHLTRLTINHHTDCPYQLPLPCPLVRYLQDYPFQV, translated from the exons ATGATTGTCAGGACGATGAGCAGCATGCAGCAGGATcatggtgagagaggagggtcatgtcagaatcCAGCGGCCCCTCTCTACGACTCTACAGAGGACCTCTGCTGCATAACCAACACCTTCCACTACCTGCAGAACTCAG GTTGGTACTGGGGGTCTATTTCAGCCAGTGAGGCTCGAGACGCTCTCCTGAAGATGTCAGCGGGAACCTTCCTGGTACGCGATAGCAGCCACCCCCTCTACATGCTGACCCTGTCAGTGAAGACGGCCTTTGGCCCCACCAATGTACGCATTGAGTACATCGGGGGTCGGTTCCGGCTGGACTCCAGCTCTCCAGGCCCCCCTCACTTGCTGTCCTTCCCTGATGTCTGCAGCCTTGTACAGCATTACATGGAGGACCCTTCTCAACCTAAAGCCAAACCCAGGTCGCCCCAGCCCGCAGTGAAGGGCAATGCAGTACTGCTAAAGCTGCTGCGTCCCCTACCCCAGGCCTTCCCCTCCCTCCAGCACCTTACCCGCCTCACCATCAACCACCACACTGACTGTCCGTACCAGCTGCCCCTGCCATGCCCACTAGTGCGCTACCTTCAGGACTACCCCTTCCAGGTATGA